One Rhinoderma darwinii isolate aRhiDar2 chromosome 6, aRhiDar2.hap1, whole genome shotgun sequence DNA window includes the following coding sequences:
- the UQCC4 gene encoding ubiquinol-cytochrome c reductase complex assembly factor 4 — MQRSLCHVTVRRVLQPCFAIYNARPIHLKSRPDYTEEKDDRKPLKFSTSKGSHRRWTVAQSFGSDYQQPLWKVLPLSLFLTGVLFWAFFREETEIDEILYRPVAELLGEVDKSEENNKNK, encoded by the coding sequence GGTTTTGCAGCCATGCTTTGCTATCTACAATGCTCGGCCGATTCATCTAAAAAGCCGTCCAGATTATACAGAAGAGAAAGACGACCGGAAACCCCTGAAGTTTTCTACAAGTAAAGGCAGCCACCGGCGATGGACTGTGGCCCAGTCGTTTGGGAGTGACTACCAGCAGCCGCTGTGGAAGGTGCTGCCGCTGAGTTTGTTTCTCACAGGGGTCTTGTTCTGGGCATTTTTCAGAGAAGAAACCGAGATTGATGAAATCTTGTACAGACCTGTTGCTGAACTGCTGGGAGAGGTGGACAAGAGTgaagaaaacaataaaaacaaatga